The nucleotide window GAATAACAGGGATTTTATTATTTGATTTTCAGGAACCTTAGTTTTTAAAGCCGCATCTTTTACTGTTTTTACAGACGATCCAATATCCATGATCTCTCCGCCAAGCTGTTTCACCAAACTTAAAAAATTTTCATCATGATACATATTATTGAACGTTATCCGTTTTCAATATTTAATTTTAGTTGAAATCAATACAATCACATAAGAAAGGATAGAGTGCAAAAACAGGATATATTTTAAATAATCTATTGATGTTTTAAGTGTAGATGAGGTAAAAATATGACAAATGTGGTTATTACAGGAAGTACCAGAGGTTTGGGATTTTGCATGGCACTAGATTTTTTGAAGGCGGGTTGCAATGTTACAATATCGGGGCACAGTGAATCATCTTTTGAAAAATTAGGGTACTTGAAAGAAGAGTACAAGAACAAAATACTGTTTGTAGCATGTGATGTCAGGTCAGAAAAGGAAATTGAGAATCTATGGTCTAAATCGTATAAACAGTGGGGAAGTGTTGACATCTGGATCAACAATGCCGGCATCATTAGTCCTACTGAACTTGTGTATAAAACCTCATTCAATTACGTGGATGATATTATTGATACAAACATCAAAGGCATGATCTTTGGGTCGCAGGTGGCTGCAAAAAATATGTTAGAGCAAGGGCACGGACAAATATGGAACATGGAAGGTTATGGCTCAAATAACATGATTGCAACAAAGATGGTTTTGTACGGTACCTCAAAACATGCTCTCACATATTTCACAAAAGGGCTGGCTAAAGAGCTTGCAGGATCTAAAGTACAAGCAGGCAGATTATGGCCAAGCATGATGGCGACGGACTTTGTATTAAAGCGCCCGGATGGTGGTGCTGCAAGTTCATTGAAAGATCCAAGATTTGTAAAGATATTCAACATTTTAGGAGATAGACCAGAGACTGTATCTCGTTTTTTCGTGTCGAGGATTCTTGCAAATAAGAAAAATAATAAGAGAATTGCATGGTTAACATACAGAAAAATAGTTATAAGATTTCTGTTGTCTCCAATACGCAAAAGAAAGATCATATAATAACAATCTTTGCAAACTCAGGTTATGATTGCTGTGTAGATCCATTTTTATGCTTTATCATGTGCCAGATGCATATATATTAAGATTGATTTTTCGGGATATGTTGTTATTCGCTTTTAAAATTTCCACTCTTTATAAAACTTTTATATTTTTATATCTATATCTTACTGTCCAAGGATATTTTATGTTTGATTTTTCTAATTTTTCTATTATTTTCTCTTTTTCAATATTTTTTACGCAGATTATAATAGAATTCAGATCTGTAAAATAAGCGTTTACTAAATATACTGAAAAAACCTCTTTTAATGTTTTAACAAAATCTTTAAAATGTGTTACGCCTGAAAAAGTTAGTGCGTAATTTATTGCAAATATTGCATTTTCTTTGGTTAATTTTGAGACATTTTTTACAAAATCCGATTCTAAAAACTCGGGAGGTATATCAGAAAACAGATATGCATCAAGAATAACTAAATCATACTTTTTATCACATTTGCTTACAAAATCAATGCCATTTTCATGGTAAATCTTTTCATTTGCTAACTGTGGAAGATATAATTTAGAAATTTCAATATCTACACTGCTTATTTCTACAATATCGATATCAGCATTATCTTTTACTATACTTCTTATTTGATAAACCAGTGTTCCTCCACCAAGCCCTATTATCAATACTGATGGTTTATCATAAAACTCTGCTAAAGGTAAAAAAAAATCCCAGTAGCCATATGCGAATATACCTTTTTTATTTATGATAGAATATGTGGACTTTTCAAATTCCAATATTTTGTACTTTTTGCTCTCTTTGATTTTCCAAGTTCCATGAACATCCTGTTTTTCTAGTATAATTTTTTGCACGAGAGAGTATTAAAATACTTACATATTTATTTTTTGTGAGCTAAATCTAAAAATATTGTAATTTTAGCAACTCTATTATGATCCTAACATTTAGATAAAATAATATAAACATTAAATATCAGAACTATATAGTACAATCAATGAACGATAAATGTCTTCTGCTAATAGATTTTGAAGAAGAGTGGCAAAATAGGGACTCTAAGTACTATCTTGGCGATTTTTCTGATCGCTTGAAAAATGCCAGAAGATTGCTTGATGCATTCAGAGAAAAAGATTTGATGGTGATATTCACAAAACACATAACTCCAGACTCAAAAACTTCGTTTGTGCCAGGCTCGAAAAATGTCAAGATTATCGAATATTTAAAACCTTTAAATAAAGAAAAGGTTATCATCAAAAACAGGATCAGTCCTTTTTTCAAAACTGATCTGGAAGAACATCTGAGACAAAATCATATAACAGAGCTGTTCATCTGCGGAATAATGACAAATCTATGCGTGAGAAGTGCTGTGTCTGATGCATATGATCGTGACTTCAAAATTGTGCTGATAAAAGATGCGTGCGTATCAGATTCAGAAGCTACTGACAAATTTACGTTTAAAGACATAAAAATGACAAGGCCAGAAGTAGATATATTAACAACTTCCAGAGCTATTAAACTATTAAAAAATGGAGCTAATCAAACAAAAAATTTTTAAAAAAAACTGTTTTTTTTGTTTCTGTAATAATCTTTATCAGTCTAATGGCAAGATAAGTAATACAAACACTATGCCAGATCTGGAAAGATCGCAAAAATATCCTGAAATGCATAATTATTGTTGCTTTAAAAATTCATTTCCTATATAGTATCATGTGTATATATACCCGCTTTCTCTTCCCCTTAAAATTTCGATTTAAGCCATTAATGATTTTTTCAAAAAAAAACAGAACTCAGAGAAAATAGTATTATTTCAGCTCATAGAAAAAATATTTAAAAAGTTCTGAAATCACAATAAAAAAGAAAAAAATTTTCAGGATATGCTTGCTTTTTTAGCAACCGCATCTTTCAGCCTTGTAAAATATATTGCAAAAGGTCTGTAAGCTAGATGAGACCATTTAGCAAAAGGCACCTCAAGGATCAGCAGCGGCACTACAAAACCGAAATGAATTGTATATATAACATAAGTTTCCATCGGATAGTCCATGTATTTGAATATTGTTACAGCAATGCCCGTGATCACTACAAGATACAGAAGCGTTAGAAAGTACCAGTCTGTAGAATGAGAATACTGTCTCATAGTACTATTTTTCTTGACCCTTCCATATATTCCATATCCGGCACCTATCATCAGCGCTGCTGCGGCAATGTAACTGGCGAGCCTGACAGGATTGTAAATTGGATAGAGTGTGTTTGTCTGCCATAAATCCAGCAGAAATACTCCCAGCAAGAATAGTGTTGCATAGCCGTAGACGATCAATATATGCATTATCCAGTCTATTCTGCCGTTTTCACATTTCAGTGTTCTTTTTTGTGTGAAAAAGTGTAGAGGCAGTGTTTTAAAAAGCTCTTTGAAGTATGTAGAAACTGGAATCTTGCTCTTTTTTGACCACATGACCGTAAACCTGAACATCCGGTATATGTTAGTCAATAAAAGGCTTGAGAGCAATATTATAACTATGATATCACCCAATTCCACGATATGAAGAGGCGCAAAAGAATCTAAATCTACCGAGCTGAGCACGATCGGGCCGTGAAATAGATAAACGATTAACACTGTTAAAAAGAAAAGAAGACTTCCTGCCAAAATCTCGATTTTTTTCGATCTGTAAAATAATTTCGAGAATCCTGAAAAATCATATTTAGTGGTAAGGTACCTTCTCAGTGCCATCATAAAACCTGCAGGGTCTGCTCCTCTCGGGCATGTTCGTGTGCATTCACCACAATAATAGCAGAGCCAGGGTTCAGTGCTCATCAGTATCTTTTTCTCGTCTCCGACCATTGCATATCTTATCAGTTTCCTTGGAAATTCATGGTTTTCTTCAGAAAGTGGACAAAGGGCAGTACATGTACCACAACTATAACAGGCAGACACGTCAAATGCACCCAACTCCTTGATCTCAGCAAGAAGTTTTGGTTTTACAGTTACCATTCATTTCGCCTCCTTTATCTTATATTTATAAAAAGAATCAGACTCAATCTCTCCTGTCTCTATAACCGTTCCATACTTTCTGAGGGTCATTAGCCACCATGTAACTGTCGATGCTGCTAATCCAGTTATTTTAGAGAGCTCTGGTATTGTCTTTGGCCCATCTTTCATTGCATTTAATATCATTGCTTTGATTTTGTTGTCTTCTTTAATCTTCTCTAGAATCTCTTTCGGCACAGTTCTATTTTTCTTGAGCCACTCAACAGTCAAAGTTTTTTTGTTGTTCATCAGTCATCACCAACCTTGCTCGCCATACTACTGATCGATTCTAAGATCTCTTCATCAGTATATCCCAGCACCTGTATAGCATCATTTGGGCATACTGGTACACATGCGCCGCAGCCTTTGCAAAGGCCCCGTAAAATATATGCAATTTCCTTTTCTCCGTTAGATATCTTGGATATTGCCTCGTAAGGGCAAACTTCTAAACATTTGTTGCACCAAACACAAAGATTGTCGTCAACGCTTGCAATGTTGGGCTCTAATTCAACCTTTCCTTTCATGAGCAGTGAAGAGGCCTTGGACACTGCGGATAATGCTGATGCTACAGATTCTTGCACGTTTTTTGGGCCCTGAGCAGTTCCCGCAATGTATATGCCTCCTATTACAGTCTCTACAGGTTTCAGTTTTGGGTGTATCTCGTTATAGAACCCATCTCTACCGCTCGGTATTTTCAGAACTCTAGAGAGACCGTCTTGATCCCTGGTTACCATGCCTGTGACCAACACTACCAAGTCCGCTGGTATCTCTAGTAGTTCATTGTCTGTAAGTATATCATTGACAGAAACCAGCAAATATTCTTTTTTCGAAGTTACTTTAGGCGGATCGTTTTCATCGTATTTTATGAAAATAACTCCTTTTCTTGATGCTTCATCATAGAATAGCTCATTTTTTCCATAGGTTCTTATATCTCTGAAAAGATGGTATATTTTTAAAGAAGAGTGCTTTTTTAGTAGCTCTAACGATGTGAATATTGCTGAAGTGCAACAGTATCTGGAACAGTATTCATTTACTTTTTTTCCTTCCTCTTTTTTCTGCCTGCTGCCTACACAATAGATAAATGCTATATTATCAATTTTTTTATTTTCAAAAACAAGATCTTTTTGCTGTTCGCTCATAGCCAGTATTCTTTCAAGCTGCGGAAGAGTTATTACGTATTTACTGGATCCGTATCCGAACTCTCCATTATTAGGAGTGTATGGATCAAAACCTGTAGTGACAAGTATTGCTCCTGCTTTTAAAGTTATTATCTCTTCTTTCTGCTCAAGGTTTATGGCATCGCCACATATCTTTACACATTCACCACATTTGGTGCATATTTTAGCATCTATGACTGGAAGGGTTGGGTATGCGCCTTCAGGTGCACTGTAAATAGCTTTCTTTCGAGTCAGCCCAAAATTAAAGTCGTCAGGATAATCGATGGGACACTTCTCTATTGCCTCTGCAAAATGATCGGAATTTTTTAACACAAATCTCGGAGAAAGTTTGATCTTTACAGTAAAGTTTCCCACACATCCCGATTTTTCTATAAGCTCAGCATTGGTAAATAAAGTGATGTTTTCTCGTTTTTTTATCTCGCTTACAATATTTGAAAGCACCTCTTTGCCTTTTTCACCTGCTGGATAGAGCTGGCTCCATTGTACTATTCTGCCACCGATGAATGGTGAATTTTCAATCAGATAAACGTTGATGCCAAGTTTCGAAAATTGCAGTGCTGCTGTTAAACCACTTACTCCTCCTCCAATTATGATCACTGACGCGTAGCTCTCTATTTCTATAGGTTGTAGGTCAATGGCTAACCTGGCCCTGCTAATTGCTCCTTTGACCACTCCTATTGCTTTCTCCGTTGCACCTTTCGGATTGTCAGAATGTGCCCATGAAACCTGCTCTCTGATATTTGCCTGCACATATTTGTATGGATTTAATCCTGCTCTTTCAGCAACTTTTCTGAAAGTATGCTGATGCAGCTTTGGCGAGCATGATGCTACTACAATCGCGTCAAGGCCCTTTTCTTTTATGTCGTTTATGATCTCTTCCTGTGAAGAATCAGAGCAGGTAAACATCATTGTTTTTGCCAGTGCAACGCCAGGAATGTTCTCAACTTGCTTTTTCACAGTTTCTACATTTACATAATCTGAAATATTACCGCCACAGTAACATATATAAACTCCAATTTTCTCATTTACCATTTATGTTACCCCCATGGCACTTTATATATGCAGCTGCTTCAGCAGAAGAGTCTCCAGAAGAATTTACGCTATCTGGTATATCCTTGGGCCCAAAAGCAGTTCCTGCCACAAAAATTCCGGGTATACTCGTTTGCGCTGGCGATAACATGCCAGTAGATCGAATGAACAGTGCCTCATCCTGTTCTAATTTCAAGTTGTTGAGCTTTGGCAGGAGCTCTTGAGATGGAAGAAGACCTACTGACAGCACTGCCATATCAAATTCTTCTTCTGTAAGTTTGCCAGAGTTTTCTATGTTTTCGTATTTTAACAATACATTTCCATCATTTTTTTCTTCTATCTTTGAAATCTTGCCTTTTACAAACCTTATTCCCATATCTTTGGACTGCTGGTAAAACTCTTCAAAGCCCTTGCCAAACGCGCGAATATCGATGTAGAATATTGATATATCAACCAGCGGCAATGCTCCTGAAAGCAGTTGTGCTTGCTTTATAGAATACATACAGCATACTTGTGAACAAATCGGATTTCCCAGGGTCTTGTCTCTAGATCCTGCACAGAGTATGTATGCTATCTTAGAAGGTATTTTGCCATCTGAGGGCCTGAGCACGGTATTGAAAGGTCTGGTAGGCGCGAGCAACCTCTCCATTTGCATGGCGTTAATTACATTTTTAAATTTACCAAAACCGAAATTCGGGATTTTTTCGGCAGGAAACAGGTTAAAGCCTGTAGCTATGATTATGCTCTTGACTTTAACTGTGCTTTCTACTTCTTTTTGCGAGAAATCTATAGCGTTTGCAGGGCAAATTCTTTCACACATTCCACAGAGAATACAATTATCAATATTTATCAGCGCGATTCTCGGCGCTGCGTTTGAAAACGGTATGTATGCTGCCTTTCTCCCAACCATGCCAAAGTTATATTCGTCAGGCACAATCACCGGGCAATTTAGCTCGCATTGGTCGCAGCCAGTGCATTTGTCTTCTATGACGTATCTTGGTTTCTTTACTATCTTTACCGCGAAACTATCATTTTCTTTCTTTATTTCTTCGATTTCGGTAAATGTCATCGTCTTTATCTTGTCATGATGCAAAACTGCTGCCATCTTTGGAGTGCATATACAAGACGAACAATCGAGTGTAGGAAATACCTTGCTTAATAATATCATTGTCCCGCCTATGCTCGGACTCTTTTCAACAAGAAGCACTCTGAACCCCATATCTCCCATATTCACGGCCGCTTCCATTCCAGCGATGCCAGCTCCAATTATCAAAACATCATACTCATCCATACTGTTCATATTCCACACCACTTGATTTTACATATTTTTTAGTGCACCATAAAAATATTTAATATGGTTAACGAACGCTTCAGAGCAAACTGAACATATTGCGGCCATTTTTACTCGCGCTGGGTCAATGCCATTGGCAATCATCAATTTCTGAGCATTTTCAACGTTTTTTGAAGTTCTCTCTGTACAGTCAGAAAGACAAGGACAATCTGTTCCGTCTGCTGCAATAAATACTCCATCAAAACCACATTGCAAAGCATGAAGTATCCATTTTGGCTTGATAATGCTGGAACAAGGTACATTTATTATATACACTGTCGAAGGGTAATGTAATTTTAGCATTCCGGCAAGATCTATGCCTGGATCTGAAATGGTATTCGTCGA belongs to Thermoplasmata archaeon and includes:
- a CDS encoding SDR family oxidoreductase → MTNVVITGSTRGLGFCMALDFLKAGCNVTISGHSESSFEKLGYLKEEYKNKILFVACDVRSEKEIENLWSKSYKQWGSVDIWINNAGIISPTELVYKTSFNYVDDIIDTNIKGMIFGSQVAAKNMLEQGHGQIWNMEGYGSNNMIATKMVLYGTSKHALTYFTKGLAKELAGSKVQAGRLWPSMMATDFVLKRPDGGAASSLKDPRFVKIFNILGDRPETVSRFFVSRILANKKNNKRIAWLTYRKIVIRFLLSPIRKRKII
- a CDS encoding isochorismatase family cysteine hydrolase, which codes for MNDKCLLLIDFEEEWQNRDSKYYLGDFSDRLKNARRLLDAFREKDLMVIFTKHITPDSKTSFVPGSKNVKIIEYLKPLNKEKVIIKNRISPFFKTDLEEHLRQNHITELFICGIMTNLCVRSAVSDAYDRDFKIVLIKDACVSDSEATDKFTFKDIKMTRPEVDILTTSRAIKLLKNGANQTKNF
- a CDS encoding 4Fe-4S dicluster domain-containing protein, with the translated sequence MVTVKPKLLAEIKELGAFDVSACYSCGTCTALCPLSEENHEFPRKLIRYAMVGDEKKILMSTEPWLCYYCGECTRTCPRGADPAGFMMALRRYLTTKYDFSGFSKLFYRSKKIEILAGSLLFFLTVLIVYLFHGPIVLSSVDLDSFAPLHIVELGDIIVIILLSSLLLTNIYRMFRFTVMWSKKSKIPVSTYFKELFKTLPLHFFTQKRTLKCENGRIDWIMHILIVYGYATLFLLGVFLLDLWQTNTLYPIYNPVRLASYIAAAALMIGAGYGIYGRVKKNSTMRQYSHSTDWYFLTLLYLVVITGIAVTIFKYMDYPMETYVIYTIHFGFVVPLLILEVPFAKWSHLAYRPFAIYFTRLKDAVAKKASIS
- a CDS encoding ArsR family transcriptional regulator, translated to MNNKKTLTVEWLKKNRTVPKEILEKIKEDNKIKAMILNAMKDGPKTIPELSKITGLAASTVTWWLMTLRKYGTVIETGEIESDSFYKYKIKEAK
- a CDS encoding CoB--CoM heterodisulfide reductase iron-sulfur subunit A family protein yields the protein MVNEKIGVYICYCGGNISDYVNVETVKKQVENIPGVALAKTMMFTCSDSSQEEIINDIKEKGLDAIVVASCSPKLHQHTFRKVAERAGLNPYKYVQANIREQVSWAHSDNPKGATEKAIGVVKGAISRARLAIDLQPIEIESYASVIIIGGGVSGLTAALQFSKLGINVYLIENSPFIGGRIVQWSQLYPAGEKGKEVLSNIVSEIKKRENITLFTNAELIEKSGCVGNFTVKIKLSPRFVLKNSDHFAEAIEKCPIDYPDDFNFGLTRKKAIYSAPEGAYPTLPVIDAKICTKCGECVKICGDAINLEQKEEIITLKAGAILVTTGFDPYTPNNGEFGYGSSKYVITLPQLERILAMSEQQKDLVFENKKIDNIAFIYCVGSRQKKEEGKKVNEYCSRYCCTSAIFTSLELLKKHSSLKIYHLFRDIRTYGKNELFYDEASRKGVIFIKYDENDPPKVTSKKEYLLVSVNDILTDNELLEIPADLVVLVTGMVTRDQDGLSRVLKIPSGRDGFYNEIHPKLKPVETVIGGIYIAGTAQGPKNVQESVASALSAVSKASSLLMKGKVELEPNIASVDDNLCVWCNKCLEVCPYEAISKISNGEKEIAYILRGLCKGCGACVPVCPNDAIQVLGYTDEEILESISSMASKVGDD
- a CDS encoding CoB--CoM heterodisulfide reductase iron-sulfur subunit A family protein yields the protein MNSMDEYDVLIIGAGIAGMEAAVNMGDMGFRVLLVEKSPSIGGTMILLSKVFPTLDCSSCICTPKMAAVLHHDKIKTMTFTEIEEIKKENDSFAVKIVKKPRYVIEDKCTGCDQCELNCPVIVPDEYNFGMVGRKAAYIPFSNAAPRIALINIDNCILCGMCERICPANAIDFSQKEVESTVKVKSIIIATGFNLFPAEKIPNFGFGKFKNVINAMQMERLLAPTRPFNTVLRPSDGKIPSKIAYILCAGSRDKTLGNPICSQVCCMYSIKQAQLLSGALPLVDISIFYIDIRAFGKGFEEFYQQSKDMGIRFVKGKISKIEEKNDGNVLLKYENIENSGKLTEEEFDMAVLSVGLLPSQELLPKLNNLKLEQDEALFIRSTGMLSPAQTSIPGIFVAGTAFGPKDIPDSVNSSGDSSAEAAAYIKCHGGNINGK
- a CDS encoding hydrogenase iron-sulfur subunit, producing the protein MEKNKLEPKILVFSTNTISDPGIDLAGMLKLHYPSTVYIINVPCSSIIKPKWILHALQCGFDGVFIAADGTDCPCLSDCTERTSKNVENAQKLMIANGIDPARVKMAAICSVCSEAFVNHIKYFYGALKNM